From the Fusarium poae strain DAOMC 252244 chromosome Unknown contig_4, whole genome shotgun sequence genome, one window contains:
- a CDS encoding uncharacterized protein (TransMembrane:2 (o505-525i608-627o)), which translates to MEDLIQRFAQVRDVWLCKATYSPMGYILSLLLFGKKIARETGSRLMVSWSKQGEMMYFMGRPILMDKLRTMVAMMTVDAEDLLWGQLMFKEGDDKRFVIPLAGIEDDLTQTRRGQSFIHRNGLAGKEVEMLKDLIASSRKTDLLDQTGEWKWAGIRKYLKLVKKFEEFMLLLAHITGGQPSRGEEITGLRLINGINRDRNIFIIDGEVVLVTQYHKSLAHFDSPKVIPRFLPGRIGQLFVMYMIYIRPLTDRWEADKWELYGEKMAPPSDFIWHNEAAGGVPWESSQMSAAMGRWTSYYIGRRIMLHDWRHIAIAISKKHARDRGAGRADFEDGEDDDHDESEQYATAANYGVTIDILKRLTAESLEIFGQVSYRWHKFLGCDTSSSSPLSLPSGKKVEPTPTQDREAKDGHSPRKRAKVTSLEALRAGTVGVNEKEKRKKEEEEEEEEEEEEEEEDMIIWALRAVLCNDTARFRSPQQEEAVRLATAKQSPLVAVLPTGGGKSLVFMVPAMLASAGVTIVAAPYAELKRQLVQRCVDAGLDCKPWPEARSSWPRVTLVSAEAAITDDFLQWAADLSVNGRLDRVVIDECHLTFTAAETYRSKLRGLVLLRSLGCPFVFLTGTLPPLRQRDFEEAMQLQNPFYIRASSHRLNVRYAVLRVRNGRGVMEVKRRVEARLPDLSTGEKGIIYCTSQAKCKALARQLDCHYYHALRDDSDSQFIAQREEGFQAWVRGEAPYIVATAALGTGIDVAGIIHVIHLEAPFSIIDYAQEAGRAGRTGEPVTAEVIIEDKDWPDEDAAGEACLDISVREVRRLIRTRGCRRRLLGQCLDGDLRDCKDLGGGDGNEAKVTRCDNCHHAELAWKSELSAQGIIASHDRGRQDAHALEALESALEEVEGLGKMGCRICWMFSGVEEARHTWGECHLTAGTKDLSFTSCMEFQGLINYKKDRQAIFLSCFYCHVSQELCRDGYKTKGASCWRWKHIVIPVALAATTEADLLLRIQEAAGREFKSRQDYGDWLGRKHNKLVIVCRLCGTCLVPKQTSWRSHLRAEPHQMKGETLRSTVEQLLSYELRPVEELRQWRPDRKRPCQPVKGLAVYGGYICAVDKCDYCTRRIETMHDHTRVHGKKASQHTINAPLWRACKLQTYFTAKGRIDYFVVAEEERPSPSSLPATGREEPAPSKEEGKLFDDLKADVIQASHDLDSRAEIVQGIEESRADRVPWLILSSYALPRSMDIGGRDDRDDDNDDSDFGDDDHVNTDLSRILSAADGTLMDAYMSCSEASPDGKMTRQRALRLSNFRGGEDNMSSAKASKFREFKNGKSLKSYFRIAKQLLVYYYRVVYRDGGHFTREHNNQVLPGDIIEVTSWQEKMMQGIIDALRRQDKTSRVELGGDGDEERDIDLKHAIRTFYISLICHTVGSRPFRSVVLSFCAMLSRKKNPTRQRDKQQHRLCTWHKPGNFNSNLSSLIWVAQVIIFDFVCFKKQDDEDGIPDMVDEICGKYFQQMAETPFGHILQWRLYLFAASSTNLTEHQARWSLDKETIDYRGVELHMDHVPQLVVSEFRQAHTLLHDELLFGMDNIAPIEAWRLHDDLDEDEFGASWMSDERNREILVGTHDALLRHIEGKAALRRVFVRPDRNHHDGGETRLCPKAMAIYEAHVQEFLQRMLTLIQVPAGPPLRSPELLSITYANTGTRRRSVLLWEKMVLIHVRYHKSQEQTGTQRDNIRFLPPAIGNLLLTYLAYVPRLS; encoded by the exons ATGGAAGACCTCATCCAACGATTCGCCCAGGTCCGGGACGTATGGCTCTGCAAGGCCACATACTCACCTATGGGTTATATACTTAGCTTGCTCTTATTCGGGAAGAAGATTGCAAGGGAGACAGGGAGCAGGCTTATGGTATCCTGGAGTAAGCAAGGTGAGATGATGTACTTTATGGGCAGGCCTATCCTGATGGATAAACTCCGGACCATGGTAGCCATGATGACGGTCGATGCCGAGGATCTCCTCTGGGGTCAGCTGATGTTTAAGGAGGGTGATGATAAGCGCTTTGTGATCCCCCTGGCCGGTATCGAGGACGATCTCACGCAGACAAGGCGGGGGCAATCCTTCATCCATCGTAACGGTCTCGCCGGTAAGGAGGTCGAGATGCTGAAGGACCTTATTGCGAGCTCCCGGAAGACCGACCTCCTTGATCAGACGGGTGAGTGGAAGTGGGCGGGTATCAGGAAGTACCTCAAGCTGGTTAAGAAGTTCGAGGAGTTCATGCTACTCCTCGCCCACATCACGGGAGGTCAGCCTAGCCGAGGGGAGGAGATCACAGGGCTACGCCTCATCAACGGCATCAATAGGGACCgcaacatcttcatcatcgacgGCGAGGTCGTCCTCGTTACACAGTACCACAAGTCCCTCGCCCACTTCGACTCGCCCAAGGTCATCCCTCGCTTCTTGCCCGGGCGGATCGGGCAGCTGTTTGTGATGTATATGATCTATATCCGGCCGCTGACAGATCGCTGGGAGGCCGATAAGTGGGAGCTATATGGGGAGAAGATGGCGCCGCCGAGCGACTTTATCTGGCATAACGAGGCGGCAGGAGGAGTACCCTGGGAGAGCAGCCAGATGTCCGCGGCCATGGGGAGGTGGACGTCTTACTATATTGGCCGCCGGATTATGCTCCATGATTGGCGCCATATTGCCATTGCCATCAGCAAGAAGCATGCCCGTGACCGAGGGGCCGGCCGGGCTGACTTCGAGGAcggcgaagatgatgatcatgatgAGTCGGAGCAGTATGCA ACGGCCGCCAACTATGGCGTAACGATTGATATACTTAAACGCTTAACGGCTGAGTCCCTAGAGATCTTTGGGCAGGTAAGCTATCGCTGGCATAAATTCCTCGGCTGTGATACCAGCTCATCATCACCGCTATCATTGCCATCGGGTAAGAAGGTCGAGCCTACCCCCACACAAGATAGAGAGGCGAAGGATGGTCATTCCCCTAGAAAGCGGGCCAAGGTTACATCTCTCGAGGCATTACGGGCGGGCACGGTAGGGGTAAACGAGAAAgagaagcgaaagaaggaggaggaggaggaggaagaagaagaagaagaagaggaggaggaagatatGATTATATGGGCGCTACGGGCAGTACTATGTAACGATACTGCCCGATTTCGGTCACCTCAGCAAGAAGAGGCCGTGAGGCTAGCCACGGCTAAACAGAGCCCGCTCGTGGCAGTACTGCCAACAGGTGGCGGCAAGAGCTTGGTCTTTATGGTCCCGGCCATGCTAGCAAGTGCGGGTGTCACCATCGTGGCAGCTCCCTATGCCGAGCTTAAGAGGCAGCTCGTCCAGCGCTGTGTCGACGCCGGCCTGGATTGTAAGCCCTGGCCTGAGGCACGGTCATCTTGGCCCAGGGTCACGCTTGTGTCGGCCGAGGCGGCCATCACCGATGACTTCCTGCAGTGGGCGGCCGACTTGAGCGTCAATGGAAGGCTAGACCGCGTGGTCATCGACGAGTGCCACCTAACCTTCACGGCTGCCGAAACCTACCGCTCGAAGCTCCGGGGCCTCGTCCTCTTACGGAGCCTGGGTTGTCCCTTTGTCTTCCTTACCGGGACCCTGCCGCCTCTCCGGCAGCGTGACTTTGAGGAGGCCATGCAGCTACAGAACCCGTTCTACATACGGGCCTCGAGTCACCGGCTGAACGTACGATATGCCGTCCTTCGCGTCCGTAACGGGCGGGGCGTGATGGAAGTGAAGAGACGGGTAGAGGCACGATTACCAGACCTATCCACAGGGGAGAAGGGCATCATATACTGCACCAGCCAGGCGAAATGCAAGGCCCTCGCCCGGCAGCTCGACTGCCACTACTACCACGCCTTGCGCGACGACAGCGACTCGCAGTTCATCGCCCAGCGTGAGGAGGGTTTCCAGGCCTGGGTCCGAGGTGAGGCGCCTTACATAGTGGCAACGGCGGCTCTAGGAACGGGCATCGACGTCGCCGGCATCATCCACGTCATCCACCTCGAGGCCCCCTTCAGCATCATCGACTACGCCCAGGAGGCCGGGCGGGCCGGGCGAACCGGAGAGCCTGTAACAGCTGAGGTCATTATCGAGGATAAGGACTGGCCGGACGAGGACGCCGCGGGCGAGGCCTGTCTAGATATAAGCGTGCGGGAGGTACGCAGGCTGATCCGGACCCGAGGGTGCCGGCGTCGACTGCTCGGCCAATGCCTAGACGGCGACCTTCGGGACTGTAAGGACCTCGGCGGCGGCGATGGTAACGAGGCTAAGGTCACAAGATGCGACAACTGCCACCATGCCGAGCTGGCGTGGAAGAGCGAGTTATCGGCACAAGGGATTATTGCCTCACATGACCGAGGCAGGCAGGATGCCCACGCCCTCGAAGCTCTCGAATCTGCCTTGGAAGAGGTCGAGGGGCTCGGCAAGATGGGCTGTCGTATCTGCTGGATGTTTAGTGGTGTCGAGGAGGCCAGGCATACATGGGGCGAGTGTCACTTGACGGCCGGGACAAAAGACCTATCCTTTACCAGCTGTATGGAATTCCAGGGTCTGATCAACTATAAGAAGGACCGGCAGGCAATATTCCTAAGCTGCTTCTACTGCCATGTATCGCaggagctctgccgagacggctACAAGACAAAGGGGGCCTCGTGCTGGCGGTGGAAACATATAGTAATCCCTGTGGCATTGGCCGCGACTACTGAGGCAGACCTATTACTGCGGATACAAGAGGCGGCCGGACGAGAGTTTAAGAGCCGGCAAGACTATGGGGACTGGCTAGGTcgaaagcataataagctA GTCATAGTCTGCCGCCTCTGCGGAACATGCCTGGTTCCGAAACAAACAAGCTGGAGGAGCCACCTGCGGGCCGAGCCGCACCAGATGAAAGGCGAGACGCTGCGATCGACCGTTGAGCAGCTATTGAGCTATGAGCTGCGCCCTGTGGAAGAGCTGCGACAGTGGAGGCCTGACCGGAAAAGGCCATGCCAGCCGGTAAAGGGTCTTGCCGTCTACGGAGGATACATCTGTGCCGTTGATAAATGTGACTACTGCACGCGGCGCATCGAGACAATGCACGACCACACGCGAGTCCATGGCAAGAAGGCATCGCAGCATACCATCAATGCGCCTCTCTGGAGAGCATGCAAGCTCCAGACGTATTTTACGGCGAAGGGGCGGATCGACTACTTCGTCGTAGCAGAGGAAGAGCggccatcgccatcatcatTACCAGCGACCGGGAGAGAAGAGCCAGCGCCATCGAAAGAGGAGGGAAAACTGTTTGACGATCTGAAGGCGGATGTCATCCAGGCCTCACACGATCTAGACAGCAGAGCCGAGATCGTGCAAGGCATCGAGGAGTCACGAGCTGATCGGGTGCCCTGGCTT ATTCTATCATCATATGCGTTGCCGCGAAGTATGGACATAGGCGGGCGGGATGATAGAGACGACGATAACGACGACAGCGATTTTGGTGACGACGATCATGTCAACACAGATCTTAGTCGCATATTATCCGCAGCAGATGGTACACTAATGGATGCGTATATGTCGTGCAGCGAAGCATCACCCGATGGGAAGATGACACGGCAGCGGGCACTACGATTGAGCAACTTCCGCGGCGGCGAAGATAACATGAGCAGTGCCAAAGCCAGCAAATTCCGCGAATTCAAGAATGGGAAGTCACTCAAGTCCTATTTCCGAATAGCAAAGCAGCTCCTTGTATATTACTATCGGGTAGTGTACCGCGATGGTGGGCACTTTACCAGAGAACATAATAACCAGGTATTACCAGGAGACATCATTGAAGTGACCAGCTGGCAGGAAAAGATGATGCAGGGCATTATCGACGCTCTACGGCGGCAGGACAAAACTTCGAGGGTTGAATTAGGCGGTGACGGCGATGAGGAGCGTGATATCGATCTCAAACACGCCATTCGTACCTTCTACATCTCCCTTATCTGCCATACTGTCGGAAGCAGGCCGTTCCGATCCGTCGTACTGAGCTTCTGCGCTATGCTCAGCCGGAAGAAGAACCCGACGCGCCAGCGGGATAAACAGCAGCATAGACTATGCACTTGGCACAAGCCTGGCAACTTTAATAGTAACCTATCGTCGCTCATCTGGGTCGCTCAAGTCATCATATTTGACTTTGTATGCTTTAAGAAGCAGGACGATGAGGATGGAATCCCCGATATGGTCGATGAGATATGCGGGAAGTACTTTCAGCAGATGGCGGAAACGCCGTTCGGCCACATACTGCAATGGCGGCTCTATCTGTTCGCTGCTTCCAGCACCAATCTCACCGAGCaccaagcccgctggtctctCGATAAAGAGACCATCGACTACAGGGGGGTCGAGTTACACATGGATCACGTACCGCAGCTGGTCGTATCGGAGTTCCGCCAAGCACATACGCTTCTACATGATGAACTGCTATTCGGAATGGACAACATTGCTCCGATCGAGGCGTGGAGGCTACACGACGACCTTGATGAGGACGAATTCGGTGCTTCGTGGATGTCAGATGAGAGAAACAGAGAGATATTAGTGGGAACTCACGATGCCCTACTTAGACATATAGAAGGGAAGGCGGCTTTACGCAGGGTGTTTGTTCGGCCGGATCGGAACCATCATGACGGTGGGGAGACTCGTCTCTGCCCCAAGGCTATGGCAATATACGAAGCGCACGTCCAGGAGTTCCTACAGAGGATGCTGACACTTATACAAGTTCCGGCCGGTCCTCCATTGCGATCTCCAGAGTTACTCTCCATCACATATGCCAACACAGGGACTCGTCGCCGATCTGTGTTACTATGGGAGAAGATGGTTTTGATACACGTACGGTACCACAAGAGCCAGGAACAGACCGGCACGCAGAGGGATAACATCAGATTCCTACCACCAGCTATCGGAAACCTTCTATTAACATATCTGGCGTATGTGCCACGCCTATCCTAG
- a CDS encoding uncharacterized protein (TransMembrane:5 (o55-74i81-102o122-138i230-249o261-280i)), which translates to MATRQRIATTVVAKKDLPKVTHEATSQPQFPDIKTIKDAIPAHCFQPSLTTSYYYIIRDFAIIGTLAWAALTYIPGIKDQYLRIAAWMAYGFLQGLFCTGIWILGHECGHGALFTYSKLNNITGWFLHSFLMVPYFSWKPRYGLCPRSKPKASLSFYIAGIDVAELIEDTPIAQAVKLVFHQLFGWQVYTFFNASAGKGSKQWEPKSTFAKWLRVSHFDPMSAVFRPAEAPFIIISDIGLGLTLTALYFASQKVGVSTVFYLYLVPYLWVHHWLVAITYLQHHHTELPHYTAEGWTYVKGALATVDREFGFIGKHIFHGAIEKHVIHHLFPKIPFYKADEATEAIKPVIGDHYCHDDRNFLGQLWSIFGSLDYVEHDPAIPGALRWAKKKISE; encoded by the exons ATGGCTACCAGACAGCGAATTGCCACCACAGTTGTGGCCAAGAAGGACCTGCCCAAg GTCACTCACGAGGccacttctcaacctcaattccccgacatcaagaccatcaaggatgCCATCCCCGCGCACTGCTTCCAACCCTCACTTACCACCTCCTACTACTATATCATCCGCGACTTCGCTATTATCGGCACCCTTGCCTGGGCTGCCCTTACCTATATCCCCGGCATTAAGGACCAATACCTCCGTATCGCCGCCTGGATGGCCTATGGCTTCCTCCAGGGTCTTTTCTGCACCGGAATCTGGATTCTCGGTCATGAGTGCGGCCACGGTGCTTTATTTACCTATAGCAAGCTCAATAACATAACCGGCTGGTTCCTCCACTCATTCCTTATGGTCCCCTATTTTAGCTGGAA ACCTCGATATGGCCTTTGTCCCCGCTCTAAGCCTAAGGCTTCTCTATCCTTCTATATCGCTGGCATAGATGTTGCTGAGCTGATCGAGGATACCCCTATTGCCCAGGCCGTCAAGCTCGTCTTCCACCAGCTCTTCGGATGGCAGGTATATACCTTCTTTAATGCCAGCGCTGGTAAGGGCAGTAAGCAATGGGAGCCTAAAAGTACTTTCGCCAAATGGCTCCGCGTTAGCCACTTCGATCCCATGAGCGCTGTCTTCCGTCCCGCCGAGGCTCcctttatcatcatcagcgaTATTGGTCTCGGCCTCACTCTAACTGCTCTATACTTTGCTTCCCAGAAGGTTGGCGTTTCTACTGTTTTCTACCTCTACCTCGTTCCCTACCTCTGGGTCCACCACTGGCTCG TCGCTATCACTTACCTCCAGCACCATCACACTGAGCTCCCCCATTATACCGCTGAAGGCTGGACCTACGTTAAGGGTGCTCTCGCTACTGTTGACCGCGAGTTCGGCTTTATTGGCAAGCACATTTTCCACGGTGCCATTGAGAAGCATGTCATTCACCACCTGTTCCC TAAGATCCCTTTCTATAAGGCTGATGAGGCCactgaggccatcaagcccGTTATCGGCGACCACTATTGTCACGACGACCGTAACTTCCTGGGTCAGCTCTGGAGCATCTTTGGTAGCCTCGATTACGTCGAGCACGACCCCGCCATTCCCGGTGCCTTGCGctgggccaagaagaagatatctGAGTAG
- a CDS encoding uncharacterized protein (TransMembrane:5 (o55-74i81-102o122-138i230-249o261-279i)), whose amino-acid sequence MATRQRIATTVVAKKDLPKVTHEATSQPQFPDIKTIKDAIPAHCFQPSLTTSYYYIIRDFAIIGTLAWAALTYIPGIKDQYLRIAAWMAYGFLQGLFCTGIWILGHECGHGALFTYSKLNNITGWFLHSFLMVPYFSWKPRYGLCPRSKPKASLSFYIAGIDVAELIEDTPIAQAVKLVFHQLFGWQVYTFFNASAGKGSKQWEPKSTFAKWLRVSHFDPMSAVFRPAEAPFIIISDIGLGLTLTALYFASQKVGVSTVFYLYLVPYLWVHHWLGWTYVKGALATVDREFGFIGKHIFHGAIEKHVIHHLFPKIPFYKADEATEAIKPVIGDHYCHDDRNFLGQLWSIFGSLDYVEHDPAIPGALRWAKKKISE is encoded by the exons ATGGCTACCAGACAGCGAATTGCCACCACAGTTGTGGCCAAGAAGGACCTGCCCAAg GTCACTCACGAGGccacttctcaacctcaattccccgacatcaagaccatcaaggatgCCATCCCCGCGCACTGCTTCCAACCCTCACTTACCACCTCCTACTACTATATCATCCGCGACTTCGCTATTATCGGCACCCTTGCCTGGGCTGCCCTTACCTATATCCCCGGCATTAAGGACCAATACCTCCGTATCGCCGCCTGGATGGCCTATGGCTTCCTCCAGGGTCTTTTCTGCACCGGAATCTGGATTCTCGGTCATGAGTGCGGCCACGGTGCTTTATTTACCTATAGCAAGCTCAATAACATAACCGGCTGGTTCCTCCACTCATTCCTTATGGTCCCCTATTTTAGCTGGAA ACCTCGATATGGCCTTTGTCCCCGCTCTAAGCCTAAGGCTTCTCTATCCTTCTATATCGCTGGCATAGATGTTGCTGAGCTGATCGAGGATACCCCTATTGCCCAGGCCGTCAAGCTCGTCTTCCACCAGCTCTTCGGATGGCAGGTATATACCTTCTTTAATGCCAGCGCTGGTAAGGGCAGTAAGCAATGGGAGCCTAAAAGTACTTTCGCCAAATGGCTCCGCGTTAGCCACTTCGATCCCATGAGCGCTGTCTTCCGTCCCGCCGAGGCTCcctttatcatcatcagcgaTATTGGTCTCGGCCTCACTCTAACTGCTCTATACTTTGCTTCCCAGAAGGTTGGCGTTTCTACTGTTTTCTACCTCTACCTCGTTCCCTACCTCTGGGTCCACCACTGGCTCG GCTGGACCTACGTTAAGGGTGCTCTCGCTACTGTTGACCGCGAGTTCGGCTTTATTGGCAAGCACATTTTCCACGGTGCCATTGAGAAGCATGTCATTCACCACCTGTTCCC TAAGATCCCTTTCTATAAGGCTGATGAGGCCactgaggccatcaagcccGTTATCGGCGACCACTATTGTCACGACGACCGTAACTTCCTGGGTCAGCTCTGGAGCATCTTTGGTAGCCTCGATTACGTCGAGCACGACCCCGCCATTCCCGGTGCCTTGCGctgggccaagaagaagatatctGAGTAG
- a CDS encoding uncharacterized protein (SECRETED:SignalP(1-16)~MEROPS:MER0011122), with translation MVSKLALALFFGNALAGLAGRAIPPRCATEPTPEQVQNAQNLKKIESISRVATSSITIDTYFHFKALNDAYRPHNITFNLTNTTFTTNSDWADGNEEVAMKRQLRQGDYKTLNLYFTDAPNISTGSDTFIIDGCVVVAETVPGGSLTRFNHGGTAIHEVGHWFNLFHTFEDGCRDGDLVSDTPAQASATNGCPARRDSCPFQAGDDPIHNFMDYSDDVCYEEFTAGQKIRMHTAWTTYRK, from the exons ATGGTTTCCAAGCTTGCTCTCGCTCTCTTCTTCGGTAACGCACTCGCAGGCCTCGCAGGACGTGCCATTCCTCCTCGCTGTGCCACAGAGCCTACCCCCGAGCAAGTCCAGAACGCTCAGAACCTCAAGAAGATAGAGTCCATCTCCAGAGTCGCTACATCTTCCATCACCATCGACACCTACTTCCAT TTTAAAGCCTTGAATGATGCTTATCGTCCCCATAATATCACCTTTAACCTCACTAATACCACTTTTACCACTAACTCTGACTGGGCTGACGGAAATGAAGAGGTTGCTATGAAGCGACAGCTTCGTCAGGGTGATTACAAGACTCTGAATTTGTACTTCACTGATGCA CCTAATATCTCAACTGGTTCTGATACCTTTATTATTGACGGTTGCGTCGTCGTCGCCGAGACTGTCCCCGGAGGATCGTTAACTCGTTTTAACCATGGTGGAACTGCTATCCATGAGGTTGGTCATTGGTTTAACCTCTTCCATACATTCGAAGATGGTTGTAGGGACGGAGACCTCGTTAGCGATACCCCTGCCCAGGCTAGCGCAACAAATGGATGTCCTGCTCGAAGGGACAGCTGCCCTTTCCAGGCTGGCGATGACCCTATCCATAACTTTATGGACTACTCTGATGA TGTTTGCTATGAGGAGTTTACTGCCGGTCAGAAGATCCGTATGCATACTGCTTGGACCACTTACCGCAAGTAG